The Vibrio tubiashii genome includes a window with the following:
- a CDS encoding MMPL family transporter, with protein sequence MLNKRNSASKLPNLAEAKTTKKIALAWLGLVMLFIAMLAKQWLWSAQSPIETNILKLLPINQQDPVAEQAFESVSGNLSDKVVFVVTANKDESAFAAASQLEQDLIQTGLFAEVVGKVSAAQQSQWAAYYFDHRYQQLTAEQRDRLANQPQAQVQHVLQSLYNPFSGVTGQELASDPFLLFRDYLSQLTQLSSAFVLDQGFLTTEFEGQKYILVSATLNDSPYSLTAQQGVTDILSIEHSLAEQFGANTFHTGVLFYAQFGTESAKSEISTIGLFSLLGVIILIVGVFRSAAPLSLALLSIGVGLLSALALTTWIFGSVHLFSLVFGASLIGVSIDYAFHYLTERLAAGQKWDSRKGLKHIFTAITMGLITSLIGYLGMLIAPFPGLQQLALFSSIGLIAAYATVAAWYPVLAVNPSADRKLPGQWFWQQWLTVWTKPAVKYGLPFICLIAAILPLSSLHYDDDIRQLQAMPESLKQQEEFITQLSGLQSSQQMLVVTATNDEALLQRLEALDTQLKEWQREGKIQGYQSLSQYLSSTTRQEQNYQLIQDLYQQQGTLLRDTLKLSEVPSLSAPLSKVTLQEYLEHTVSEPVRFLYIGKIAGKAAGVVVLNELSQPEEIKAFANIHSDISYLNKAEEISALFADYRVKVMELLIAALTVIALLLVKRYGFKHSIKILMPSLIACVAGLATASAVGSTLNLFNLLALILIIGIGIDYTLFFAEKARSQSTLLAITLSAMTTLLSFGLLSLSQTHAIHSFGITVLSGIFVAWLLSPMAIEERKPS encoded by the coding sequence ATGCTGAACAAGCGCAATTCAGCTTCTAAACTCCCTAACTTGGCAGAAGCAAAAACAACAAAAAAGATCGCACTCGCATGGCTAGGTTTAGTTATGTTGTTTATTGCTATGCTTGCGAAGCAGTGGCTCTGGTCAGCCCAATCTCCGATTGAAACCAATATCCTCAAGCTGCTGCCTATCAATCAGCAAGATCCTGTTGCAGAACAAGCCTTTGAATCTGTCTCTGGCAATTTAAGTGACAAAGTCGTATTTGTTGTCACCGCCAACAAGGATGAGAGCGCCTTCGCGGCGGCCAGCCAATTAGAACAAGATTTGATCCAAACAGGGCTGTTTGCCGAAGTCGTCGGCAAAGTGAGCGCAGCGCAACAAAGTCAGTGGGCGGCCTACTATTTTGATCATCGTTACCAGCAGCTGACTGCCGAGCAACGTGATAGGTTAGCTAATCAACCACAAGCTCAGGTCCAACATGTACTTCAGTCACTGTATAACCCGTTTTCTGGTGTGACAGGTCAAGAGCTCGCGAGCGATCCATTCCTCCTCTTTCGAGATTACCTTTCTCAACTAACTCAGTTGAGCTCGGCTTTTGTCCTTGACCAAGGTTTCCTCACTACAGAGTTTGAAGGGCAAAAATATATACTTGTCAGTGCGACGCTTAATGACTCTCCTTATAGCTTAACGGCACAGCAAGGTGTCACAGATATCCTTTCGATTGAGCACTCGCTAGCCGAACAATTTGGTGCCAATACCTTCCATACAGGAGTACTGTTTTACGCCCAGTTTGGTACTGAAAGCGCCAAATCTGAGATCAGCACCATAGGTTTGTTCTCACTATTAGGCGTTATCATTTTAATTGTTGGAGTTTTCCGCAGTGCAGCACCGTTATCACTTGCACTTCTTTCTATTGGTGTTGGTCTTTTATCTGCGTTAGCTCTAACAACCTGGATATTTGGTAGCGTACATTTGTTTAGCTTGGTATTTGGAGCGAGCTTAATTGGCGTCTCCATCGATTACGCATTCCACTACTTAACCGAACGTCTGGCCGCGGGTCAAAAATGGGACAGCCGTAAAGGGCTTAAGCATATCTTTACCGCAATCACTATGGGGCTCATCACTAGCTTAATCGGCTACCTAGGAATGCTGATTGCGCCTTTCCCAGGGCTGCAACAACTGGCTCTGTTCTCCTCAATTGGTTTAATTGCCGCCTACGCTACTGTCGCTGCTTGGTATCCTGTGCTCGCGGTTAACCCAAGTGCTGACAGAAAACTTCCAGGGCAATGGTTCTGGCAACAGTGGCTCACTGTGTGGACTAAACCTGCGGTTAAGTACGGGCTACCTTTTATTTGCTTAATCGCAGCGATTTTGCCTTTATCAAGCTTGCACTACGATGACGATATCAGGCAACTTCAAGCCATGCCTGAGAGTTTAAAACAGCAGGAAGAGTTCATTACCCAACTAAGTGGCCTACAATCGTCTCAACAGATGTTAGTCGTGACCGCTACCAATGATGAAGCGTTACTGCAAAGGCTTGAAGCTTTAGACACACAGCTAAAAGAATGGCAACGTGAAGGTAAAATCCAAGGCTATCAGAGCCTAAGCCAGTACCTGAGTTCAACCACTCGCCAAGAGCAAAACTATCAACTGATTCAAGATTTGTATCAGCAGCAAGGTACTCTTCTCCGCGATACATTAAAGCTCTCCGAAGTACCTAGTTTGTCTGCTCCGTTATCGAAAGTGACACTGCAAGAGTATCTTGAGCATACTGTTTCAGAGCCAGTGCGCTTTCTCTATATCGGCAAAATCGCAGGTAAAGCCGCCGGGGTCGTTGTTCTCAATGAGCTCTCGCAACCAGAAGAGATTAAGGCATTTGCCAATATTCATAGTGATATTAGCTACCTCAATAAAGCCGAAGAGATCTCGGCTTTGTTTGCCGACTATCGAGTTAAAGTCATGGAGTTGCTTATTGCAGCTCTTACCGTTATCGCACTGCTACTGGTGAAACGTTATGGTTTCAAGCATTCAATCAAGATTTTGATGCCTTCTTTGATTGCCTGTGTTGCCGGTTTAGCGACCGCTTCAGCCGTAGGATCTACACTGAATCTGTTCAATTTACTCGCACTTATTCTCATTATTGGGATTGGCATCGACTACACTCTGTTTTTTGCTGAAAAAGCGCGTAGCCAAAGTACATTACTGGCAATTACGCTTTCGGCGATGACCACATTGCTCTCGTTTGGCTTGCTGTCACTAAGCCAGACGCACGCCATTCATAGCTTTGGTATCACAGTGTTGAGCGGTATTTTCGTTGCTTGGTTGCTGTCCCCTATGGCTATCGAAGAAAGGAAACCATCATGA
- a CDS encoding LolA family protein — MKKWLLIALLAVSPFSSATVTDLESLQVQLAQHEIVRGDFTQLRHIEMFEQPLSSQGNFTLSKQQGLLWQQTIPFPVNLVLTEDKLRQTFAGQKPQTVTAKDNPMAFYFSHVFLAVFHGDTQALQEQFDIAFKVTSGDWTIKLTPKQAPLNAVFETITLVGNQNIDQLTLKEIRGDKTEILFSNQTHQPESLTDAEQAQFSF, encoded by the coding sequence ATGAAAAAATGGCTGTTAATCGCCCTGCTTGCTGTCTCTCCATTTTCATCGGCTACAGTCACTGATCTTGAGTCGCTGCAAGTTCAACTTGCACAGCATGAAATTGTTCGCGGTGACTTCACCCAACTGCGACACATCGAAATGTTCGAGCAACCTCTTAGCTCACAGGGCAATTTCACATTAAGCAAACAGCAAGGGCTACTTTGGCAGCAAACGATCCCTTTTCCAGTTAATCTCGTTCTGACTGAAGATAAGCTGCGCCAAACTTTTGCAGGTCAAAAACCACAAACCGTCACTGCAAAAGACAACCCAATGGCGTTTTATTTCAGCCATGTGTTTTTGGCGGTTTTCCATGGTGATACGCAAGCACTGCAGGAACAGTTCGACATTGCATTCAAGGTGACCTCCGGCGACTGGACGATTAAGCTGACGCCGAAACAAGCGCCATTAAATGCAGTATTCGAAACGATCACCCTAGTTGGAAATCAGAACATTGATCAACTGACCTTAAAAGAAATTCGTGGTGATAAAACCGAGATTCTTTTCTCCAATCAAACTCATCAACCAGAGAGCCTAACGGATGCTGAACAAGCGCAATTCAGCTTCTAA
- a CDS encoding acyl-CoA thioesterase: MEQEILFPLESEVTLVTSFQDADPMGVIYHGNYFRYFEEARRVMMDKIEYGYLAMNASGYMWPIIGTQVKYVKAIPFNHEIRVTAKLTEWENRLRVDYVIYDSKSGQRMCKGHTMQVAVAMETEEMCFASPKALTDKIEYWHQHGRIAE; the protein is encoded by the coding sequence ATGGAGCAAGAGATCCTATTTCCGCTCGAATCTGAGGTGACATTAGTCACCTCTTTTCAGGATGCTGACCCAATGGGCGTCATCTATCACGGTAACTACTTCCGCTACTTTGAAGAAGCTCGTCGTGTGATGATGGATAAGATTGAGTACGGCTACCTAGCAATGAATGCCTCTGGCTACATGTGGCCTATCATAGGGACTCAAGTTAAGTACGTAAAAGCGATTCCATTTAACCACGAGATCCGCGTAACCGCGAAACTCACCGAGTGGGAAAACCGACTGCGCGTCGATTACGTCATTTATGATAGCAAGTCAGGACAAAGAATGTGTAAGGGTCACACAATGCAAGTCGCAGTGGCAATGGAAACGGAAGAGATGTGTTTTGCCTCACCTAAGGCGCTAACTGATAAAATAGAATACTGGCACCAACACGGGAGAATTGCCGAATGA
- a CDS encoding HAL/PAL/TAL family ammonia-lyase, with the protein MTKQNTNAIKFGAQALTIEDVVAIAQGANASLNNSPEFTAKIDRGVAFLERLLKEEGVIYGVTTGYGDSCTVAIPPNLVDELPLHLTRFHGCGLGEVLSHEQARAVLATRLCSLAQGVSGVTHDLLNQIVTLINQDIAPRIPQEGSVGASGDLTPLSYLAAALIGERDVLYKGEVRPTAEVYAELGIDPIHLKPKEGLALMNGTSVMTALACLAYKRAEYLAQLCTKITAMVSVGMHGNDFHFDEALFAVKPHPGQQQVAAWLRDDLKADRPPRNSDRLQDRYSLRCAPHVIGVVQDSLPWLRSMIENELNSANDNPIIDGDNERVLHGGHFYGGHIAMAMDTLKTGIANLADLLDRQMAQLMDYKFNNGLPFNLTGAEGERKPINHGFKAVQIGISAWTAEALKHTMPASVFSRSTECHNQDKVSMGTIAARDCIRVLELTEQVAAASLLASVQAVEIRRRHNELDEHHMSDNLKMIRDAVLGEFEFVAEDRPLEKDLRHFITRIQQRHWSLYSES; encoded by the coding sequence ATGACAAAGCAAAACACTAACGCCATTAAGTTTGGCGCACAGGCGCTAACCATAGAAGACGTGGTTGCCATTGCCCAAGGTGCCAATGCTAGCCTCAATAATTCACCAGAATTCACTGCAAAGATCGATCGCGGTGTTGCGTTTTTAGAGCGCCTGCTGAAAGAAGAAGGCGTCATCTACGGTGTTACAACTGGCTACGGCGATTCTTGTACCGTTGCGATTCCACCTAACCTTGTCGACGAACTGCCACTGCATTTAACTCGCTTCCACGGCTGTGGATTAGGTGAGGTGCTCTCTCATGAACAAGCAAGAGCAGTACTCGCAACGCGACTTTGCTCATTAGCGCAAGGTGTGTCTGGCGTTACCCATGATCTGCTTAACCAAATCGTTACTCTGATCAATCAGGATATTGCGCCGCGTATTCCTCAAGAAGGATCTGTTGGTGCCAGTGGCGACCTTACTCCACTTTCTTATTTGGCTGCAGCATTAATTGGCGAACGTGATGTCCTTTACAAAGGTGAAGTTCGCCCTACCGCTGAAGTGTATGCCGAACTTGGCATTGATCCTATTCACCTTAAGCCAAAAGAAGGTCTAGCCTTGATGAACGGTACATCCGTCATGACCGCTTTGGCTTGTCTTGCCTATAAACGCGCCGAGTACTTAGCGCAGCTTTGCACCAAGATTACTGCCATGGTTTCTGTCGGCATGCATGGTAACGACTTCCACTTCGATGAAGCTCTGTTTGCGGTTAAACCTCACCCGGGTCAACAGCAGGTCGCAGCTTGGTTACGTGATGATCTAAAAGCGGATCGTCCACCGCGCAACAGTGACCGACTACAAGACCGATACTCACTGCGCTGTGCGCCCCATGTTATCGGAGTAGTACAAGACTCACTACCTTGGCTACGTTCAATGATTGAGAACGAGCTAAACAGTGCCAACGACAACCCAATAATCGATGGCGACAACGAACGCGTTCTACATGGTGGTCACTTCTATGGCGGCCATATTGCGATGGCAATGGATACGCTAAAAACAGGTATCGCTAACTTAGCTGACTTGCTCGACCGCCAAATGGCGCAGCTAATGGATTACAAATTCAATAACGGCTTACCATTCAACTTAACGGGTGCTGAAGGCGAACGTAAACCAATTAACCATGGCTTCAAAGCGGTACAAATTGGCATCTCGGCTTGGACAGCAGAGGCACTAAAACACACCATGCCAGCCAGTGTTTTCTCTCGCTCAACGGAATGTCATAACCAAGATAAAGTCAGCATGGGCACCATTGCAGCGCGTGATTGTATTCGCGTATTAGAGCTGACTGAACAAGTTGCTGCCGCTTCGCTTTTGGCAAGTGTTCAAGCGGTAGAGATTCGTCGCCGTCATAATGAGCTCGATGAGCACCACATGAGCGACAATCTAAAGATGATTCGTGATGCCGTACTTGGAGAGTTTGAATTTGTCGCAGAAGATCGTCCATTGGAGAAAGATCTGCGCCACTTTATTACACGTATTCAACAGCGTCACTGGTCTTTGTACTCGGAGTCATAA
- a CDS encoding glycosyltransferase family 2 protein produces the protein MENYQPCFLIPCYNHGSTIAAVVSSLEPFSLPFIVVDDGSNNETKHALQQIAEQDNITLVTLSENSGKGGAVMAGIRKAKELGYSHVVQIDADGQHDVEALPNLLASSQQNPYHLISGQPVYDDSVPKSRLYGRYATHVWVWIETLSFAIKDSMCGFRAYPVAKTVDVLDKYDIGTRMDFDIEILVRMYWEGVEIDFVETRVIYPEDGISHFDALWDNVKISWMHTRLFFAMLPRIPRLLARNRRKNAANKDAHWSKRQEQGTIFGIKLMLAIYSLLGRKVFNLILKVVMRYYHLTGKEAKQASEIYLKQLKSYAQQHSLTLPNGLDSYQHLLSFGHTMLDKLAAWKGDFNVDNLTIHGQEHFQEMVDNNQGVLILGSHLGNIELCRALGRRHSHVKINALVFTEHAERFNTVMKAVNPSSELNLIQVSSMGPDTAILLQQKIEQGEWVVIVGDRTSTSKESRSVWAEFLGKPAPFPQGPFMLASVLKAPVYLLFGLRDDSCEKPHFDVYFEPFSDKIVLPRKERQQALEKVVQDYANRLQHYTLQAPLQWYNFFNFWTLSNQNDDKAKH, from the coding sequence GTGGAAAATTACCAACCTTGTTTCCTTATCCCTTGCTATAACCATGGCAGCACAATCGCTGCTGTGGTGTCATCGCTCGAACCTTTTTCATTACCTTTTATTGTGGTGGATGACGGCAGCAATAATGAAACTAAACACGCACTTCAACAGATAGCCGAGCAAGACAATATTACTCTGGTCACTCTGTCTGAGAATTCGGGCAAAGGTGGCGCAGTCATGGCCGGTATTCGCAAAGCGAAAGAGCTTGGCTACAGTCATGTGGTACAGATTGATGCCGATGGGCAGCACGATGTAGAAGCGCTGCCTAATCTGCTAGCGTCTTCACAGCAAAACCCCTATCACCTCATTTCTGGTCAGCCCGTCTACGATGATAGCGTGCCTAAATCGCGCTTATATGGTCGATACGCGACTCACGTTTGGGTCTGGATAGAGACACTGTCGTTTGCCATCAAAGACAGTATGTGCGGCTTTCGAGCCTATCCAGTTGCCAAAACCGTAGACGTGCTCGATAAGTACGACATCGGCACACGAATGGATTTCGATATCGAAATTCTTGTGCGTATGTATTGGGAAGGAGTCGAGATTGATTTTGTTGAAACTCGCGTTATCTACCCTGAAGACGGCATCTCCCACTTTGATGCTCTGTGGGACAACGTTAAAATCAGTTGGATGCACACGCGACTTTTCTTCGCCATGTTGCCAAGAATCCCTCGTCTACTGGCGCGTAACCGTCGCAAGAACGCTGCCAATAAAGATGCACACTGGTCTAAACGACAAGAGCAAGGCACCATCTTTGGTATCAAACTGATGCTCGCGATCTACAGCTTGCTGGGGCGTAAAGTGTTCAACCTGATCCTCAAAGTTGTCATGCGTTACTATCACCTAACTGGCAAAGAGGCGAAACAAGCCTCTGAGATTTATCTCAAGCAGCTGAAAAGTTACGCTCAGCAACACTCGCTCACTCTGCCCAATGGATTAGATAGCTATCAGCATTTACTCTCGTTTGGTCATACCATGCTGGATAAACTGGCCGCTTGGAAAGGTGACTTCAATGTCGATAATCTAACCATTCACGGTCAAGAACATTTCCAAGAGATGGTCGACAATAACCAAGGGGTACTTATTCTTGGTTCGCACTTAGGTAATATCGAGCTTTGCCGTGCGCTTGGCCGACGACATTCACACGTCAAGATTAACGCTCTCGTCTTTACTGAACATGCTGAGCGATTCAACACCGTGATGAAGGCCGTCAACCCAAGTTCTGAGTTAAATCTGATACAGGTGAGCTCGATGGGGCCTGATACCGCGATTTTACTCCAGCAAAAAATCGAGCAAGGTGAGTGGGTGGTTATTGTCGGTGACCGCACTTCCACCAGCAAAGAAAGTCGCTCTGTGTGGGCAGAATTTTTAGGTAAACCTGCTCCCTTCCCGCAAGGCCCATTTATGCTGGCTTCAGTGCTCAAAGCGCCTGTTTACCTGTTATTTGGCTTAAGAGATGATTCATGTGAGAAACCTCACTTTGACGTCTATTTCGAACCGTTTAGCGACAAGATCGTTCTTCCACGTAAAGAACGTCAGCAAGCGCTAGAGAAAGTGGTGCAGGATTATGCTAATCGACTGCAACACTACACCCTGCAAGCACCCTTGCAGTGGTATAATTTTTTCAATTTTTGGACATTAAGTAATCAGAACGATGACAAAGCAAAACACTAA
- a CDS encoding ApeI family dehydratase — MDKRKPTIIDVKTIDSETTLTFKVDADILDFRGHFTDFPLLPGVSQIDWALYYAVEQLNTPPTFKGMEVIKFQEPILPDMTVNLALNWDETKQKLAFKYSSQQGERLVVHSSGKMKLGQ, encoded by the coding sequence ATGGATAAAAGAAAACCAACGATAATAGATGTAAAGACAATAGACTCAGAAACGACTTTAACTTTTAAAGTGGATGCTGACATATTGGATTTTCGTGGTCACTTTACTGATTTCCCGTTGCTACCGGGCGTCAGCCAAATCGATTGGGCGCTGTATTACGCCGTTGAACAGTTAAACACTCCACCGACCTTTAAAGGCATGGAAGTGATTAAATTCCAAGAGCCCATCTTGCCAGATATGACAGTAAACCTCGCACTGAACTGGGATGAAACAAAGCAAAAGCTCGCCTTCAAGTACAGTTCACAACAAGGTGAGAGGTTGGTTGTTCACTCTTCAGGTAAAATGAAGTTAGGTCAGTAA
- a CDS encoding AMP-binding protein: MNLVNPEFTSLASLMNASRLSTKPVVFEPNETITWGQFQQDVAEFSQQLSQHSAERVALCFGNSYLFAVSFFASCYASKAIILPGNYQTQAVAELNEHFDLVIHDEQVVVAHELKALQLNPYTHWTSKEVSFDALSLEQISITLFTSGSSGKAKAINKTLLQLATEIEILESLWGQTLVDTRIESTVSHQHIYGLLFRLLWPLCAGRPFAQFNLEFPEQIVHHADDNTVLVSSPALLKRLTEEHSSSPLRCVFSSGGPLPLSAAKHSNELFTHLPIEVFGSTETGGIAFRQQQDATTPWQLFPSVEAELNSENCLRLRAPHIAGDEWYQTADECHFHDKVTFDLKGRTDRVVKIEEKRISLVEVEKRLEQLDCIEESAVIPMQDGNRLTLCAVIVLTNAGQQEVERLGKGKFWLSLRKSLRDWLEPIAIPRKYRVLAEIPLNSQGKRQVAEIEKLFQE; this comes from the coding sequence ATGAACCTAGTTAACCCCGAATTTACTTCACTTGCTTCGCTTATGAACGCATCGCGCTTAAGCACAAAGCCAGTGGTATTCGAGCCAAACGAAACCATTACATGGGGTCAGTTTCAACAAGATGTGGCTGAGTTTTCTCAGCAGCTATCGCAACATTCGGCAGAGCGCGTCGCTCTGTGCTTTGGTAACAGCTATCTATTTGCGGTCAGTTTCTTTGCCAGTTGTTATGCTAGTAAAGCAATCATCCTACCGGGTAATTACCAAACTCAAGCCGTAGCGGAGCTTAATGAACATTTCGATCTCGTTATCCATGATGAGCAAGTCGTGGTAGCGCACGAACTGAAAGCACTACAGCTCAATCCCTACACACATTGGACGAGCAAAGAAGTTTCCTTTGATGCGTTATCACTCGAACAGATCTCGATAACCTTGTTCACTTCCGGCTCTAGCGGTAAAGCGAAAGCGATCAACAAAACGCTTTTACAGCTTGCAACTGAAATTGAAATATTAGAGTCACTGTGGGGACAAACCTTGGTAGATACACGTATCGAAAGTACCGTGTCTCACCAACACATCTATGGCTTACTGTTTCGCCTGTTATGGCCCTTGTGTGCAGGCAGGCCGTTTGCGCAGTTCAACCTTGAGTTTCCTGAGCAAATTGTCCACCACGCGGATGACAATACTGTCTTGGTTAGTAGTCCTGCCTTACTTAAGCGTTTGACAGAAGAGCATTCTAGCTCGCCACTACGCTGTGTGTTCTCCTCGGGCGGTCCCTTACCCCTAAGTGCAGCCAAACACAGCAATGAGTTGTTTACTCATCTTCCTATTGAAGTCTTCGGTAGTACAGAAACCGGAGGGATTGCATTTAGACAACAGCAAGACGCAACGACACCTTGGCAGCTGTTTCCGAGTGTAGAAGCAGAGCTAAATAGCGAAAATTGTCTAAGACTGCGTGCTCCGCACATTGCAGGTGATGAGTGGTATCAAACAGCGGATGAATGCCATTTCCATGATAAGGTGACCTTTGATCTAAAAGGGCGTACTGACCGAGTCGTGAAAATTGAGGAAAAACGTATTTCTTTGGTTGAGGTGGAAAAACGTTTGGAACAATTAGATTGCATTGAAGAAAGCGCGGTCATTCCAATGCAAGATGGGAACCGTTTAACACTTTGCGCAGTCATAGTATTAACCAACGCAGGCCAGCAAGAGGTGGAGCGACTTGGTAAAGGAAAGTTCTGGCTCTCTTTACGTAAAAGTCTGCGCGACTGGCTAGAGCCTATCGCGATTCCAAGAAAGTATCGCGTGCTAGCTGAAATTCCGCTCAACAGTCAAGGTAAGCGACAAGTCGCTGAAATTGAAAAGCTATTCCAAGAATAA
- a CDS encoding acyl carrier protein: MTDVNKEQVFAQVKDALEELFEIDAADIVPEAHLYQDLDLDSIDAVDLVVHLQNVTGKKIKPAEFSTVRTVEDVVNAVTELLKEA; the protein is encoded by the coding sequence ATGACAGATGTAAATAAAGAACAGGTATTTGCTCAAGTAAAGGACGCGCTTGAAGAGTTATTTGAGATTGATGCTGCGGATATCGTGCCTGAAGCGCACTTGTATCAAGATCTTGATTTAGACAGCATTGACGCTGTTGACCTAGTAGTTCACCTGCAGAACGTGACAGGCAAAAAAATCAAACCCGCTGAGTTCAGTACTGTGCGTACTGTTGAAGACGTGGTTAACGCAGTGACTGAGCTTCTTAAGGAAGCCTAA
- a CDS encoding phosphopantetheine-binding protein: protein MEKLHNEIKQLIIDALNLEDLTIDDIETDAPLFGDGLGLDSIDALELGLAIKKKYNIVIDADDSNTREHFASVSNLAKYISSQISE, encoded by the coding sequence GTGGAAAAACTACACAACGAAATAAAACAACTTATAATTGATGCACTAAATCTAGAAGATTTAACCATTGACGATATTGAGACAGACGCTCCACTGTTTGGTGATGGTCTTGGCCTAGACTCAATCGATGCGTTAGAGCTAGGTTTAGCGATTAAGAAGAAATACAACATTGTCATCGATGCGGATGATTCAAATACTCGCGAACACTTTGCTTCAGTGAGTAATTTAGCGAAGTATATTTCTTCACAGATCAGTGAATAA
- a CDS encoding lysophospholipid acyltransferase family protein, with the protein MKTFDQHWRVFATGFCFSVFGLGGLTLSFVVIPAIHLLTKDQTVREYRVQGAIQRSFNLFCKLMKFTGAIDYKIVGAELLQQDRNCLIVANHPSLIDYVLIASQLKRCDCLVKSAIWANPFMKHIVKAAGYIPNETPDDLLAICEERFEQGNVLLVFPEGTRTTPGVESKLQRGSAQIAVRTERDLRVIHISVSPSFLTKETKWYQVPPTKPFFLVEVKDKVEVKPFIEQTTSPTIAARRLQQHLSETIFPENY; encoded by the coding sequence ATGAAAACATTCGATCAACATTGGCGTGTTTTCGCGACGGGATTCTGCTTCTCTGTTTTTGGCCTTGGCGGCTTAACCCTGAGTTTCGTCGTAATCCCCGCAATTCACCTATTGACCAAAGATCAAACGGTTCGAGAGTACCGTGTTCAAGGTGCCATTCAGCGTTCATTCAATCTGTTTTGTAAACTGATGAAGTTCACTGGTGCGATTGATTACAAAATTGTCGGCGCTGAACTTCTACAACAAGACAGAAACTGCTTAATCGTTGCCAACCATCCAAGCCTTATTGACTATGTTTTAATTGCATCACAATTGAAACGATGTGACTGCTTAGTTAAATCTGCCATTTGGGCCAATCCGTTTATGAAGCATATTGTTAAAGCAGCAGGTTACATTCCAAATGAAACGCCTGATGACTTGCTGGCAATATGCGAAGAGCGTTTTGAACAAGGCAACGTATTACTCGTTTTCCCAGAAGGCACCCGAACCACACCAGGAGTTGAATCGAAACTCCAACGAGGTTCAGCACAAATCGCAGTGCGAACTGAACGAGATTTGCGCGTTATCCATATTAGCGTTTCTCCGAGCTTTCTCACAAAAGAGACAAAATGGTATCAAGTTCCCCCTACCAAGCCTTTTTTCCTTGTTGAAGTTAAGGATAAAGTTGAGGTTAAACCATTTATAGAGCAAACTACGTCCCCAACAATTGCCGCTCGCCGTTTGCAGCAGCATTTATCAGAGACGATCTTTCCAGAAAATTACTAG
- a CDS encoding beta-ketoacyl synthase chain length factor, whose protein sequence is MLNSDINISFNIDAWLAHSNGFSVSQNWESWANSLQWPEEDKLITSAIPPMMRRRMSNLSKLAVQTTIELLNEHEVDYLVFASRHGELHRSVKLVDDILNGEEASPMAFSQSVHNTAAGLATIATKKPIPLTSIAASENTFQSAIIEAWLYLNDHPDSKVLVVDFDEPLPDAYEKYENQSYRGYGLGLVVSNGNGFSLSQHQTSETSAQTLPQGLEFIRHFLSNQSQWKIESPQQTWTWQRN, encoded by the coding sequence ATGCTAAATTCAGATATCAACATCTCATTTAACATCGACGCGTGGCTCGCGCATTCTAACGGATTCTCAGTGTCTCAAAACTGGGAAAGTTGGGCAAATAGCTTACAGTGGCCTGAAGAGGACAAATTAATTACCTCTGCGATTCCACCCATGATGCGCCGCAGAATGAGTAATCTGAGCAAGCTTGCCGTTCAAACGACCATTGAACTCCTAAACGAGCACGAGGTCGACTACCTGGTCTTCGCCAGTCGTCATGGAGAGCTGCACCGCAGTGTCAAACTTGTCGACGATATCTTAAATGGTGAAGAAGCTTCTCCGATGGCGTTTTCTCAGTCGGTACACAATACTGCAGCAGGTCTTGCCACCATCGCGACCAAAAAACCTATTCCTCTTACTTCTATTGCTGCTTCAGAAAATACGTTCCAAAGTGCGATTATCGAAGCCTGGTTGTACTTAAACGATCATCCAGACAGCAAAGTATTGGTTGTCGATTTCGATGAGCCACTACCTGACGCTTACGAGAAGTACGAAAACCAGAGCTATCGCGGTTACGGCTTAGGACTTGTTGTTTCAAATGGCAACGGCTTCTCGCTATCGCAGCATCAAACTAGCGAGACATCAGCCCAAACACTGCCACAAGGATTAGAATTCATCCGTCATTTCTTGTCTAATCAAAGCCAATGGAAAATTGAATCCCCACAACAGACATGGACTTGGCAGAGAAATTAA